The DNA window TATATACACTCAGTAGTTTACTCTTTTCTGATACTTAGTGATCATCATCATTTGGCTGGCAGGTGTAGTAGCGCACTGGTAATTTTCccatctataaaatgtgacaaattgtGGGGTTGTGAGACTAGAGTATATGTCATGGGCACTATGGGAGCCaagttacatttatatatgttttaattCGATAAATAAGCACagtctgtattttgtttaatagTTTATGGAAATTGTGATAAATAAGTGATTTCATTGAATAAGTTAAATAATAGTAACACTATCTGGATGACCTTTCCCATGACCCAGGAGTTGCATGGTGCTAAGTCGTCGACGATCAACACAGTGTCTCCATTGGCGAAGTTGCAAGATGGATGGGACCACTTGTGGCGCTCTTGCAGCTGTGGTAGATATTCTCTTCTCCATCGCTTCCAGAATATGTCTGCCATATATACTGGATCTGTTTCCACCTCCTGCGTGCATAGACAGTCACTATTTTATTTGTTCCACTGTGGAAATTTGGGAGGGAACTATTTAGTGGATACATTTCCAACTCTAAtaacactcaaataaaatagcctacagtaaatataatgcactatatagtaaatgAAGAGTGATTTCAGACGTAGCCAAAACACACCCATaaagtcctgatgaagcagattagatTTTCTGATAAATATTTAAAGTCGAGTATTTACTACTTTAAGTGAACCGTTTGACTGTAATGAAGGATCTTATCCAATGTGCTGCTTTATTTGTGGGTCAAGCATTCGGCATGTACAGCAGAAAACTTCTTCTGACAGCATCTGAAGAATATCTTATTTACCAGCCTGCATGAAACACTGAcccttttgaaaaatgaaaaaaggcagGCTCTTGCAATTTGGAAATTGCAGTTGTCAGTTCAATAGCTGGTCTGGTTGTTCATTAATTCAAccatcatttattaatttatttactttccaacTACTTTGCAACTCTTGTTCTTGACAGTGAGAGAGTCTGTTATACATTGTTTTTCTAAAACTGTAAAGATCCCACAGGGGTCGCTCTGAATACCAATAACATGCATGAGTGTTTCATGCAAAGGCTCATGGGTAGGTTTTAAAAGgacactgcagctgctgtgaaaTTGGCACATTAAGCACAATAATGGGTGTGTTAGACTTCTGAATAGTCTGTGCATAATGTATGTAAGGTTTGTGAGATGTGTGCATATACTAGATGTGTTTCGAGGTACAAAATTATGAGGAAAAAAGGggtgttaaaggtggggtatgcaattctaatccaaaacgtctttttgtcaaattaatatatctcctcacggtccgctagctgtccgttcagtgtgtgcgctgaaaaaaaactcTAGTGTTTGTACATAGCCCTGGCTCtataaatgggaaacaaacaaacaaagaggcttggaccgagccacacaacactattccagccatgatttgcgtgtcatgttaaatgacttgcccgcggacattcagcGTATTTTCTAGTTTGctaagatatgctgttgttgtgatgttagctatagcagcaacTATAGCAACAGTTAAacagttacattacttgctgtgtcgttcgCTTtatgtcatggtattggatttctctagaatcgcataccccaccaaAGAATTTTGCCTAAAAAAattctaatatactgtataatactgtataatatttCATTGAGACAGTTGGGCAATAAGCTTGAGAAAAGTCAAAGTAGTGCAGTAGTTGCTTTATTTAGTGGCATTTGATACATTTAGTAGCAAGAGTCCATGATGCGCCTCATGCTCATGAACCTCATGCCGCTCATGCCCATGTCCCTGAAGCTCCTGTACTCTCCGGGCCTCAGGTACATCATCCTGCCTCTGTAGTGGGGCTGCTCGTACATCAGCCAGTGGCCGTCCATCACGCTGCAAGACATGCAGTCGGACATACGGTAGCGGTCCATGATGTTATCACAGTCGTCCATCAGCTCATACATCTGACCACCAAAGTTCTCCCTCTCGTAGATCCTCATCCTGAACTGGCCTCTGTGCTGTAAATTGAAAAACAGAGAGTTTACATTGTCAGAAAAATGTCAGAATTGTATAATATTAGCGGTCAGTGCACCTTGTACAGAACAAATCACAATATTATGCTTACCATGGGGATCATACGACAAGACCTGATGCAGTCTCTCATTCCCATCATGCTCATGTAGTCAGCGTACTCGCCCCTCCTCATGAAGTACTGGTTGCCCATGTAGTTGGGGCGGTCGTAGACCATGAAGCAGCCGCTCTCAACCCTGCAGGAGTGGCACCTGTTCAGGTAGGAGGTCATGTCAGAGCAGTCGCTCATGCACTCATAGGAGCGACCCTGGAAGTTCCTCTCCTCGTAGAAGATTATCTGAAAAAAGTGAATTGTAATGGTTAGGAAAAAAGTAGCAAGGTGAATATGGTGATCTCATTTTGTAAACAGTCATTTCTacttattacaaaaatattttttaaaagtaccTTGCCCCTCATGTTCATGCCGGTGTTGCTCATGTTGGCTGCAAATGTGTTGTCACTCTTGCTCCTGAACTGCAGTCCTACCTGGTTTAACCCTTTCCTTTTATACCTGACCAAACATAAAGAATCAGTCCCCCGGAGAACCCCTTACTCAGCAATTGACTATTGAACCCTTTAGAATGCAGCGGTTATGTCCATTTTTCCAGGGACTGGGTACCTCACAGTCTTTAGAAAGGCCTTTTCTCTCATAACAGAAAGCATTCCCAAC is part of the Siniperca chuatsi isolate FFG_IHB_CAS linkage group LG9, ASM2008510v1, whole genome shotgun sequence genome and encodes:
- the LOC122881792 gene encoding gamma-crystallin M3-like, whose protein sequence is MSNTGMNMRGKIIFYEERNFQGRSYECMSDCSDMTSYLNRCHSCRVESGCFMVYDRPNYMGNQYFMRRGEYADYMSMMGMRDCIRSCRMIPMHRGQFRMRIYERENFGGQMYELMDDCDNIMDRYRMSDCMSCSVMDGHWLMYEQPHYRGRMMYLRPGEYRSFRDMGMSGMRFMSMRRIMDSCY